aATActataatctgagtctgtcagtgatTAAAACATCATATCATTGTTTAAGGCCCTCATAGCCAAATAAAACTCATGCCCTAGTCAGATTCACTGAATGTTTGTCTCCCCGCCCCCCCAATGTTTTAGGAGACATTATGTATATATTCCAAAGTTCTCCATCAAGACTTCCTACAACCTCAACGATGTGCTGTGAAATGGGAATGACAGACATGTTTGGTCGTGCAAATTTGAGAGGCATTTCAGAGGAGCAAGGACTGGCAGTCTCAAAAGTAAGTAAACAGAGCATTTGTTTTATGTTAATTCACACATATTCCATTCGTCTGTCGTCTCACTTTGCCTCCGTTGCACCGCAGGTTGTGCACGAAGCTACGCTGGACGTGGACGAGGCCGGAGCCACCGCTGCCGCCGCCACAGGCATCAGCACAAAACGGACGTCTGCCCTCGCGGCCGATGTCCCTGTGTTGAAGTTCAATCGTCCATTCTTGGTCATCATCACTGAACGTAACACGGAGAACATCCTCTTCTTGGGAAAGATTATCAACCCAACCATCTGATGGATCATCACTTTGTGTTTGCTTGATTACAGCTGTTGCATCTCATATAAAGGAGTCAGaaaaatctttgttttgttgtctcttGCTTTATTGAGAGTTTTTAGATAATGATCTTTGAAGGTAAAATGATGTAGGGATAAAATATGATCGACTTCCATAAGCATTTGGTATTCATTtataattaaaatacaatagagctcaacagtgaccgcccactttttgaaCCGTTCTGGCAGCGGTGGCAGAAGTATTaaaatcctttacttaagtaaaagtaccaccGCCACactgtaaaagtgaaaatgttacttcagtaaaagtctgtaagtatcatcaggaaaatgtagttaaagtataaaagtacttaatgcagaaaaatcctcacattttggAAACTGGAAACagttgatttcatacggacttGTGTCTTCTACAGGCGCAGAAACTCTGTTTCACAACCTCACAGCTCGTGGTCAGTccacctcggatggtttagacattgtggctaataatcaaaatccttatagAGAAAATGAATTGGAGTTTAAAGTTGACGGGACACAATAAAACTAGAGTGTGAATGCTGTATGTTCAAAGGCTGATGCTACACTGGATTGCTGGCTTGAATGTGTAAGAAGTAGGTGAAGTAGTAGGAATAGTTGACAACGTGAGAATGGGTTGATTTGGTATAAATGTCATTGAGAAGTTAAATAATACAAATGTTTGAAAGATGGGCAATATTATGTTTTTAGAAAAAGCTGACTCTAAACAGGAAATggcttaaccctcgtgttgtatTCCCATTGAccattaactttttgtccatccaggtcaaaagtgaatttaaatttttggctcttttttatgcttttgacactttttaaaacgtttttgtcacttttttcaacgttttatttttaaattcatggtgaataaacctaatttaaatgacattatacctaatttttgagttaaaaaagcagaaattatgaattattttgactaatagttaagatcagaggatgttgagtgactcacacataggcgccgataccgaGCAcccaatgaaactggtaaactacagcctcgtggtgcatttgaagttattgtaaatgtccatttcctatctggtggttgtttttgtcgttcaacagcaatttactagtgaaataagttattgttattacattattattaaatcatttaattttgaccatatggccttagcaataaacaagccgttctttaatgtcaccaactgttgtttagtaccctttttttttcttttctttttttactttcttaaaaagtatcggttcaggcactgttaattatgtgtacgattaatttagattaattaatcacagagtatgtaattaattagattaaatgttttaatcgatttacagcccttatatatatatatatatatatatatatatatatatatatatatatatatatatatatatacctaaccaacccaaccaacGAAGGCAACGAGTGCTAGCCAATCAGACGCAGAGTAGGAAAGGTCATGCCTTTGACAAAGTAGGAAGGTCTGATGGCTTTAATCTGTGTAATAATAAGACATTAATGTTTGGGAGAGTGCTTTGCATATTTTTCT
This window of the Sander lucioperca isolate FBNREF2018 chromosome 21, SLUC_FBN_1.2, whole genome shotgun sequence genome carries:
- the LOC116061934 gene encoding LOW QUALITY PROTEIN: hibernation-specific plasma protein HP-55-like (The sequence of the model RefSeq protein was modified relative to this genomic sequence to represent the inferred CDS: inserted 2 bases in 1 codon); the protein is MQTDVDQAFQTFLQTANDTSQEDASKGTTVFVDNRFKPKPEFLQTLKQSYFADGFNVDFSQARESADTINKYVEGKTNGKIDKLVKDLDPNTVMYLISYIYYKSKKVHTYFEVKFSLSFVSPPPQCFRRHYVYIPKFSIKTSYNLNDVLXEMGMTDMFGRANLRGISEEQGLAVSKVVHEATLDVDEAGATAAAATGISTKRTSALAADVPVLKFNRPFLVIITERNTENILFLGKIINPTI